The sequence below is a genomic window from Draconibacterium halophilum.
GTGATGGCATAACAACAGTAGTTTCCGGAATTGGAGCGGTACTTGTTTTAATTCTTGGACACGGACTAAATATGATTCTGGCTGCAATGGCCGTGCTGGTTCATGGCGTGCGTTTAAATATGCTTGAGTATGCCGGCCATGCTGAAGTTGAGTTTTCAGGAAATGAATATAAACCCTTCAATTTGAAGGACAACAAACAATAGAAATTTTTAAAATAGTATAAAAATGACTTTAACAACAATTTTAGCAACAACAGTTGCAGGCTTTGGCGGACACGCCATTGCTCTGGGAATAGCAGGTGTAGGTTCGGCAATAGGAACAGGTATTGCAGGTATGGGAGCTGTAGGGCTTTGGAAACAATCGATCAGAGACAAGAAAAAACTTCCTTCGCTGGCTTTAGCAATGGTAGGTATGCCTTTAAGTCAGGTAATTTACGGGATGATTTTTATGAACTCGATGATTGGAGCAAATCTGAGTCCCGACAGTTACACCAACCAAATGATTTGGGCGTTCTTTATTGGTATCGCCATTGCAGCATCGGCAATTATGCAAGGAAGAGTGGGTGCAGCCGCTTGTGCAAATCTCGCTGTAGATGATAAACAAGGTTCCGGTATGTACATCGCCGCCATGGGTATCATCGAAACTGTTGCACTTCTTGCCATGGTATTTGGTATGGGAGGAATTCCCGGCGCTTAATGAGATCAAGAAATATTCCCCCGCAGTTTTTCAGCGGGGGATTTAAACCAAAATGTAAATACAATTGAATATCTTTAACCAAGCATAATTGAATTTACAGAATGGGTTTAAAAATAATTTTCCGGGGGAAAGTCTTATTAGCAATCATTATCTTCACCACAATTTCCTGTACCGGAATTATTTATACCTCAATAAAAAATTTACAGCCCGACAACAAACACCTTTTATTACTGGAGCTCTCGAAAAACATTGATCTTGAGATATCGCACAGTAGAATATTTTTAGATGACTATTTTTTGTTTAATGACACCCTAAAAAGAACGGCTATTTTAAGTTCTTTTACAAACACCCAAAAATACATCACTTCGCTCGACTCCCTTGTGGAGGCAAAATACAAAGACAACCGCGAACTCGAACTCCGGAAATCACTTGAATCCGTTACGAATCAGGTTGAAGAATTACAGCATAAGACAGCAGTAGCACTGCAAAAAAATGCGCAAACTTTTGATCCGGCTATCCTAACTAATTATCGCAGTTTCCAGATTGCCTATCAAGATTTACAACAAACAATTGATGATTATATTCTAAATGAAAATTTTAGGTTCAATCAAAAAGTATTTACACTCGTTCTTCTTACTTTTTTTCTGTTATTAGTATCTATCTTTTTAATTTACAGGATAATCAGTTCATACAATGCTATTGAAAAACAACAAGCAATCAGATCTCTTGAAGTAGAACTTAAAGAACGTAAAAGAATAGCGGCAGACTTACATGATGGATTAGGCTCAATTCTATCAAGTATTGCGCTTTATATTAAATTAATTGAAAAAGATTGCACAAATAAAACTGAAAATAAAAATCTGATTCAGATAAAGGAACTATCGGGAATAGCTTTAGAAAACCTGGAAGCCACAATAAACAATCTAAATCCATCAATTTTAAACAAATACGGACTAATAA
It includes:
- a CDS encoding V-type ATP synthase subunit K → MTLTTILATTVAGFGGHAIALGIAGVGSAIGTGIAGMGAVGLWKQSIRDKKKLPSLALAMVGMPLSQVIYGMIFMNSMIGANLSPDSYTNQMIWAFFIGIAIAASAIMQGRVGAAACANLAVDDKQGSGMYIAAMGIIETVALLAMVFGMGGIPGA
- a CDS encoding sensor histidine kinase; translated protein: MGLKIIFRGKVLLAIIIFTTISCTGIIYTSIKNLQPDNKHLLLLELSKNIDLEISHSRIFLDDYFLFNDTLKRTAILSSFTNTQKYITSLDSLVEAKYKDNRELELRKSLESVTNQVEELQHKTAVALQKNAQTFDPAILTNYRSFQIAYQDLQQTIDDYILNENFRFNQKVFTLVLLTFFLLLVSIFLIYRIISSYNAIEKQQAIRSLEVELKERKRIAADLHDGLGSILSSIALYIKLIEKDCTNKTENKNLIQIKELSGIALENLEATINNLNPSILNKYGLIKSLEIICDRINDVGEVTCTVNSTNLEMKLDPNMELNMYRICNELINNTLKHAGASKLYIDIQQVKKTVIILYRDNGKGFNPELIYTSDEEKMGLRNIINRMKSFGGKYEINSATGKGVEIMLRFNL